One window of the Shewanella khirikhana genome contains the following:
- the yihI gene encoding Der GTPase-activating protein YihI: MTRIKKSRKPSGTAPKHAPRTPKSERAPSSKKRDTGNKSGSRQNPGMDKQGGSGQKGSKDPRHGSKKPIALELAPQTKAPVKAPKPKQPKLSDEQLLLKLEEDPRLNELLDRLEEGRVLGGEDQRWLDEQLSKIEALMDKLGISDLDDSQADARDDDDALLDKFESGAELLKQYQDKD, encoded by the coding sequence ATGACCCGAATCAAAAAGTCACGCAAGCCAAGCGGCACCGCGCCCAAACACGCGCCCCGCACCCCAAAATCCGAGCGCGCGCCCTCATCCAAAAAGCGCGACACCGGCAATAAGTCCGGCAGCCGCCAGAACCCCGGTATGGACAAGCAAGGTGGTTCAGGCCAAAAGGGCAGCAAAGACCCACGTCACGGCAGCAAAAAGCCGATAGCACTGGAGCTGGCCCCACAAACCAAGGCGCCGGTAAAAGCTCCCAAGCCCAAGCAGCCAAAACTCAGTGACGAACAACTGCTGCTGAAACTCGAAGAAGATCCACGTCTGAACGAACTGCTGGATCGTCTGGAAGAAGGTCGGGTACTGGGCGGCGAAGATCAGCGCTGGCTCGATGAGCAACTGTCGAAAATCGAAGCCCTGATGGACAAACTCGGTATCAGCGATCTGGACGACAGCCAGGCCGACGCCAGAGATGACGATGACGCCCTGCTGGACAAATTCGAGTCTGGCGCCGAGCTGTTGAAACAGTATCAGGATAAAGACTAA
- a CDS encoding methyltransferase domain-containing protein, translating to MRRCPLCLRLDTRLFHQDKKRSFHTCGHCGLVFADGGAHLPPQAIRSRYGRGGSLENQRNLPQFVLPLLHELGQQSQSSLSGLNYGRLLDDETLTLIEEAGHRLKQYDPFVAPDTEALQQQYDFICCYRVFEHFGAPHREWQLFQRLLSEGGYLALSTRLLTDPGRFGKWHHKNNLAHVSFPSRETFEYLAAHSGFRLIFAENDLILMQKASGSAIKRDPNLTPGN from the coding sequence ATGCGACGTTGCCCCCTGTGCCTAAGGCTGGATACCCGGCTGTTTCATCAGGATAAGAAGCGCAGCTTCCACACCTGTGGTCACTGCGGCCTGGTATTTGCCGATGGCGGTGCCCATCTGCCACCCCAGGCCATTCGCAGTCGTTATGGCCGCGGCGGTTCCCTTGAAAACCAACGAAACCTGCCTCAGTTTGTGCTGCCTTTGCTGCATGAGCTCGGCCAGCAATCCCAGTCTTCTCTTTCTGGATTGAATTACGGCAGACTGCTCGATGACGAGACGCTGACTCTGATTGAGGAAGCTGGCCACCGGCTGAAACAGTACGATCCCTTTGTCGCCCCCGACACCGAAGCCCTGCAGCAGCAATACGATTTTATCTGCTGCTATCGGGTATTTGAGCACTTCGGCGCTCCGCATCGGGAATGGCAACTGTTCCAAAGGTTGCTCAGTGAAGGCGGCTACCTGGCGCTCAGCACCCGGCTGCTGACCGACCCAGGGCGTTTCGGCAAGTGGCATCACAAGAATAATCTGGCCCATGTCAGCTTCCCGAGCCGGGAAACCTTTGAATATCTGGCCGCTCACAGCGGCTTTAGGCTAATATTTGCCGAAAACGACCTCATCCTGATGCAAAAAGCATCGGGATCTGCTATAAAACGCGACCCAAACTTGACCCCGGGCAATTGA
- a CDS encoding c-type cytochrome: MKKLALALSVLAAMSTTAMAEGDAAAGQSKAALCVACHGADGNSMIDMYPKLAGQHAHYLEKQLHDFQNAMKTGGKEGRMDPIMGGMVMTLNEQDMADLAAFFASQTQTHAPVADVPALGEQLYLGGDMSRGITACVACHGPDGKGTEQAGFPMVSGQHANYIKIQLTKFRDKARTNDLNGMMQDVAKKLSDADIEALSKYIANLK, from the coding sequence ATGAAAAAGTTAGCTCTTGCGCTGTCTGTTCTCGCTGCTATGTCTACCACTGCGATGGCTGAAGGTGATGCGGCTGCGGGTCAATCTAAAGCGGCTCTGTGCGTTGCCTGCCACGGCGCCGACGGCAACAGCATGATCGACATGTACCCCAAGCTGGCCGGTCAACACGCCCATTACCTGGAAAAGCAGCTGCATGATTTCCAGAACGCCATGAAAACCGGCGGCAAAGAAGGCCGTATGGATCCTATCATGGGCGGCATGGTAATGACCCTGAACGAACAGGATATGGCTGATCTGGCCGCGTTTTTCGCCAGCCAGACTCAAACCCATGCTCCAGTAGCCGACGTACCCGCACTGGGCGAGCAACTCTACCTGGGTGGTGACATGTCTCGCGGTATCACTGCTTGTGTGGCCTGCCACGGTCCAGACGGCAAAGGTACTGAGCAAGCCGGTTTCCCAATGGTTTCTGGCCAGCACGCCAACTACATCAAGATCCAGCTGACCAAGTTCCGTGACAAGGCCCGTACCAACGACCTGAACGGTATGATGCAGGATGTGGCCAAGAAGCTCAGCGATGCTGACATCGAAGCCCTGTCCAAGTACATCGCTAACCTGAAGTAA
- the yihA gene encoding ribosome biogenesis GTP-binding protein YihA/YsxC has product MSQTRIDFRQTKFLISAPDIAHLDKHLPGDTGVEIAFAGRSNAGKSSALNALTEQKNLARTSKTPGRTQLINVFELDSQRRLVDLPGYGFAKVPLDMKRKWQNALGEYLQKRECLSGVVVLMDIRHPLKDLDRQMIEWSVASQIPVLALLTKADKLGQSDKMKTVNAVRKELAEFGDWVSVEPFSSLKGTGKPKVLSILDAWCHPEWLEEQGEAEETGE; this is encoded by the coding sequence GTGAGCCAAACCCGTATCGATTTTCGTCAAACCAAGTTTTTGATCAGTGCGCCGGATATCGCCCATCTCGACAAGCACCTGCCGGGTGATACCGGGGTGGAAATTGCGTTCGCCGGTCGTTCAAACGCCGGTAAATCCAGTGCACTCAATGCCTTGACTGAGCAAAAGAACCTGGCTCGTACCAGTAAAACGCCGGGGCGTACCCAGCTTATCAACGTGTTTGAGCTGGACAGTCAGCGCCGCCTGGTGGACTTACCCGGCTATGGTTTTGCCAAGGTGCCACTGGATATGAAGCGTAAATGGCAAAATGCCCTCGGTGAATATCTGCAAAAGCGCGAATGCCTCAGTGGCGTGGTGGTGTTGATGGATATTCGTCATCCGCTGAAAGATCTCGATCGCCAGATGATTGAGTGGTCAGTGGCGAGTCAAATTCCTGTGCTGGCACTGCTCACCAAGGCCGACAAACTGGGCCAGAGCGACAAGATGAAAACCGTCAATGCGGTACGGAAAGAGCTGGCCGAATTTGGCGATTGGGTGAGTGTTGAACCCTTCTCTTCCTTAAAAGGCACCGGCAAGCCGAAGGTGCTGTCGATTCTGGATGCCTGGTGTCACCCAGAGTGGCTCGAAGAGCAAGGTGAGGCTGAAGAAACCGGCGAATAA
- the polA gene encoding DNA polymerase I, giving the protein MPDIASNPLILVDGSSYLYRAYYAPPHLTNSKGEATGAVYGVVNMLRSLLSRYQPTQMAVVFDAKGPTFRNEMFADYKAHRPPMPDDLRSQIAPLHRIIKALGIPLISISGVEADDVIGTIAVQAGNEGRSVLISTGDKDMAQLVNEHITLINTMTDTILGPDEVTTKFGVGPELIIDLLAMMGDKADNIPGLPGVGEKTALAMLTGAGGVAKLLAEPDCVTDLGFRGAKTMAAKIRDNAEMLELSYQLATIKTDVELEQDWHQLSLTEPDRDELIACYGEMEFKRWLAEVLDNKSPLGARASAAQASQETTETPVAAAIETQYDTLLTDAELDAWLEKLGKAELIAVDTETTSLDYMQAELVGLSFAIEPGKAAYLPLGHDYPGAPEQLPRDATLAKLKPLLENPAIKKVGQNLKYDMSVLANAGIQLKGVAFDTMLESYVFNSVASRHDMDGLALKYLGHKNISFEEIAGKGAKQLTFNQIALEQAAPYAAEDADITLRLHQHLWPRLSKEEGLESVFTELELPLIDVLSDIERRGVLIDSMLLGQQSEELARKIDELEKKAHEIAGEPFNLSSTKQLQELFFTKLGYPVIKKTPKGAPSTAEEVLVELALDYPLPKIILEHRSLTKLKSTYTDKLPLMINGRTGRVHTSYHQANAATGRLSSSDPNLQNIPIRTEEGRRIRQAFVAPEGKRILAADYSQIELRIMAHLSQDEGLLRAFAEGKDIHRATAAEVFDVAFETVTPEQRRRAKAVNFGLIYGMSAFGLARQLDIPRNEAQSYIDTYFKRYPGVLKYMEDTRAMASEQGYVATLFGRRLYLPEIRDRNAMRRQAAERAAINAPMQGTAADIIKKAMIAIQHWINTETQGEIKMIMQVHDELVFEVDADKADALKDKVCEMMAAAARLDVPLLAEAGLGDNWDQAH; this is encoded by the coding sequence ATGCCTGATATAGCCAGCAACCCTCTCATCCTTGTGGATGGTTCCTCTTACCTCTACCGCGCCTATTACGCGCCCCCTCACCTGACCAACTCCAAGGGAGAGGCGACCGGCGCCGTTTATGGTGTGGTCAACATGCTCAGAAGCCTGTTGTCACGCTACCAGCCCACTCAGATGGCAGTGGTATTCGATGCCAAGGGCCCAACCTTCCGCAATGAAATGTTTGCCGACTATAAGGCCCACCGTCCGCCGATGCCTGACGACCTGCGCAGCCAGATTGCGCCGCTGCATCGCATCATCAAGGCGCTGGGTATTCCGCTTATCAGCATTTCCGGCGTTGAGGCCGACGACGTGATTGGTACCATTGCCGTGCAGGCCGGCAACGAAGGTCGCAGCGTGCTTATCAGCACCGGCGATAAAGACATGGCTCAGCTGGTGAACGAACATATCACCCTGATCAACACCATGACTGACACCATCCTTGGCCCGGACGAAGTGACCACCAAGTTCGGCGTGGGGCCGGAGCTGATTATCGACCTGCTGGCGATGATGGGTGATAAGGCCGATAACATCCCAGGTCTGCCCGGCGTTGGCGAGAAGACCGCGCTGGCAATGCTCACAGGCGCAGGCGGTGTGGCAAAACTGCTGGCCGAGCCCGATTGCGTCACAGACCTGGGCTTTCGCGGCGCCAAAACCATGGCAGCCAAAATTCGCGACAATGCCGAAATGCTGGAGCTGTCTTATCAGCTTGCTACCATCAAAACCGATGTAGAGCTTGAGCAGGACTGGCATCAGCTGTCGCTCACCGAGCCGGATCGTGACGAATTGATTGCCTGCTATGGCGAGATGGAGTTCAAGCGCTGGCTTGCCGAAGTGCTGGACAACAAGTCACCCCTCGGCGCCAGGGCTTCTGCAGCGCAGGCAAGCCAGGAGACTACCGAAACACCGGTGGCTGCCGCCATCGAAACCCAATACGACACCCTGCTGACCGACGCCGAGCTGGATGCCTGGCTTGAGAAGCTCGGCAAGGCCGAACTGATAGCGGTAGATACCGAGACTACCAGTCTCGACTATATGCAGGCCGAATTGGTGGGCCTGTCCTTCGCCATTGAACCCGGTAAGGCTGCTTACCTGCCGCTGGGGCACGACTATCCCGGCGCGCCGGAGCAGCTGCCGCGGGACGCCACCCTGGCCAAGCTCAAGCCACTGCTTGAAAATCCCGCCATCAAAAAAGTGGGCCAGAACCTCAAGTACGATATGAGCGTGCTGGCCAATGCCGGTATCCAGCTTAAAGGCGTGGCCTTCGATACCATGCTCGAATCCTACGTGTTCAACTCGGTGGCCAGTCGCCACGACATGGACGGTCTGGCGCTCAAGTATCTGGGCCACAAGAATATCAGCTTCGAAGAGATTGCCGGTAAAGGTGCCAAACAGCTCACCTTCAACCAGATTGCCCTCGAACAAGCCGCCCCCTATGCGGCCGAAGATGCCGATATCACCTTAAGACTGCATCAACATTTGTGGCCGCGCCTCAGTAAAGAAGAAGGCCTGGAGTCAGTATTTACCGAGCTCGAACTGCCGCTGATTGATGTGCTGTCTGATATCGAGCGCCGCGGCGTACTTATCGACAGCATGCTGCTGGGTCAGCAGAGTGAGGAGCTGGCACGCAAGATTGATGAGCTTGAAAAAAAGGCCCACGAGATTGCCGGTGAGCCCTTCAATCTGTCGTCGACCAAGCAGTTGCAGGAGCTGTTTTTCACCAAGCTGGGTTATCCGGTCATCAAAAAGACCCCAAAGGGCGCGCCTTCCACCGCCGAAGAAGTCTTGGTTGAGCTGGCACTGGACTACCCGCTGCCTAAGATCATCCTCGAGCATCGCAGTCTGACCAAGCTCAAGAGCACCTACACCGATAAGCTGCCACTGATGATCAATGGCCGCACCGGTCGGGTGCACACCAGCTATCATCAGGCCAACGCCGCCACCGGCCGTTTGTCGTCCAGCGACCCTAACCTGCAGAACATTCCTATTCGTACCGAGGAAGGCCGTCGTATCCGTCAGGCCTTTGTTGCGCCCGAGGGCAAACGCATTCTGGCGGCAGACTACTCGCAGATTGAACTGAGGATCATGGCGCATCTGTCCCAGGATGAAGGCCTGCTGCGTGCCTTTGCCGAAGGTAAGGACATTCACCGCGCCACCGCCGCCGAAGTGTTCGACGTGGCCTTCGAGACGGTGACGCCTGAACAGCGCCGCCGCGCCAAGGCGGTGAACTTCGGTCTGATTTACGGCATGTCGGCTTTTGGTCTGGCCCGTCAGTTGGATATTCCCCGCAACGAGGCACAAAGCTATATCGACACCTACTTTAAGCGCTACCCTGGCGTGCTTAAGTACATGGAAGACACCCGTGCCATGGCCTCGGAGCAAGGCTATGTGGCCACCCTGTTTGGCCGCCGTCTTTATCTGCCGGAAATCCGCGACCGCAACGCGATGCGCCGTCAGGCCGCCGAGCGCGCCGCCATTAACGCCCCGATGCAGGGCACGGCAGCTGACATCATCAAGAAGGCCATGATTGCCATTCAGCACTGGATTAACACCGAGACCCAGGGCGAAATTAAGATGATCATGCAGGTGCACGATGAACTGGTTTTCGAGGTGGATGCCGATAAGGCCGATGCCCTGAAAGACAAGGTGTGTGAAATGATGGCGGCCGCCGCCAGACTGGATGTGCCACTATTGGCCGAAGCGGGGCTTGGCGACAACTGGGATCAGGCCCACTGA
- the elbB gene encoding isoprenoid biosynthesis glyoxalase ElbB: MKNIAVLLAGCGVFDGSEIHEAVLTLLSLSRAGATYQCFAPDIPLLHVVNHASGEVAQGESRNVLVEAARIARGDIKATSELDVTAFDALIIPGGFGAAKNLCNFALVGADCDLAPEVRDFIAEFVLAKKPVGFICIAPVMIPKLYGKGAKGTIGTDKGTGEAFSAMGGEHQDASVHDIVVDEANKVVSTPAYMLAGSIAEAHSGIEKLVNKVLAMA, from the coding sequence ATGAAGAATATCGCAGTCCTGCTGGCCGGCTGTGGCGTGTTCGACGGCAGTGAAATTCATGAGGCGGTACTGACATTGCTGAGCCTGTCCCGGGCGGGCGCGACCTACCAGTGTTTTGCGCCGGATATTCCCCTGTTGCATGTGGTTAATCATGCCTCCGGCGAGGTCGCTCAGGGCGAAAGCCGCAACGTATTGGTCGAGGCGGCGCGCATTGCCCGTGGCGATATCAAGGCCACTTCTGAGCTGGATGTGACCGCCTTCGATGCGCTGATCATTCCCGGCGGCTTTGGCGCGGCCAAGAACCTGTGTAACTTTGCATTGGTGGGCGCCGACTGCGACCTAGCCCCCGAGGTGCGCGATTTTATCGCTGAGTTTGTACTGGCGAAAAAGCCGGTGGGCTTTATCTGTATTGCCCCAGTGATGATCCCCAAGCTTTACGGCAAGGGCGCCAAAGGCACCATAGGGACCGACAAGGGCACCGGCGAGGCTTTCAGCGCCATGGGCGGTGAGCATCAGGATGCATCAGTGCATGACATCGTAGTGGATGAGGCCAACAAGGTGGTGAGCACCCCCGCTTATATGCTGGCGGGCAGCATTGCCGAGGCGCACTCGGGCATCGAAAAGCTGGTCAATAAAGTATTGGCGATGGCCTGA
- the glpG gene encoding rhomboid family intramembrane serine protease GlpG, with protein MMEFGRLPNPRAAQALVDYLKSRGIECRLAADENAVVLLVVNGSDYPAAKAEFDYFVQHPTDDKYLAASWETGTTSANLDYGAPGLALLSRFVTAAGPLTLIIFAACMLVYGALNLGFASQTYELLSFFGATGPMNTSEVWRVFTPSLLHFSLMHISFNLLWWWYLGGKIETRIGTAPLLILLLVAGTLPNVLQYFVSGPNFGGLSGVVYAVAGYTWIMGVRKPAAGIGLPASYMGFMVIWLVLGFFDILGLSMANGAHLGGLAVGLLQGLWDSRRR; from the coding sequence CTGATGGAATTCGGTCGCCTGCCAAACCCCAGAGCCGCTCAGGCACTGGTGGATTACCTCAAGAGTCGCGGCATTGAATGCCGACTGGCCGCGGACGAAAACGCCGTGGTGCTCCTGGTGGTAAATGGCAGCGATTATCCTGCCGCCAAGGCCGAGTTCGACTATTTTGTGCAGCATCCCACCGACGACAAGTACCTTGCCGCCTCCTGGGAAACCGGCACCACTTCGGCCAATCTGGATTACGGTGCCCCTGGGCTTGCCCTGCTGAGCCGCTTCGTGACTGCCGCCGGCCCACTCACCCTGATTATCTTTGCCGCCTGCATGCTGGTTTATGGCGCCCTCAACCTGGGCTTTGCCAGTCAAACCTATGAACTGCTTAGCTTTTTCGGTGCCACAGGCCCGATGAACACCAGCGAAGTCTGGCGGGTGTTTACCCCATCACTGCTGCATTTTTCGCTGATGCATATCAGCTTTAACCTGCTGTGGTGGTGGTATCTGGGTGGCAAAATCGAAACCCGCATCGGTACAGCGCCACTGCTGATTCTGCTACTGGTGGCGGGCACCCTGCCCAACGTGCTGCAGTACTTTGTGTCGGGCCCCAATTTTGGCGGCCTCTCCGGGGTGGTGTATGCCGTCGCTGGCTACACCTGGATAATGGGTGTACGCAAACCTGCCGCAGGCATAGGCCTGCCCGCAAGCTATATGGGCTTTATGGTGATCTGGCTGGTGCTGGGGTTCTTCGACATTCTTGGCCTGTCCATGGCCAATGGCGCCCACCTGGGCGGCCTTGCAGTAGGGTTATTGCAGGGACTGTGGGACAGTCGTCGCCGCTGA
- the glpE gene encoding thiosulfate sulfurtransferase GlpE, whose amino-acid sequence MSFKHLSVNELIHLRAEQGEGVQIADIRDPQSFAHSHIEGSVNLSNDNLARFIAEADMDKPLVVVCYHGISSQSAAGYLVEQGFDEVYSLDGGYSAWAQANL is encoded by the coding sequence ATGTCATTCAAACATCTGAGTGTAAATGAGCTTATCCACCTGCGCGCCGAACAGGGCGAGGGTGTGCAAATCGCCGATATCCGCGATCCCCAGAGTTTTGCCCACAGCCATATCGAAGGTTCGGTCAATCTCAGCAATGACAATCTGGCGCGCTTTATCGCCGAAGCCGATATGGACAAGCCTTTGGTCGTGGTGTGCTACCACGGCATCAGCAGCCAAAGTGCTGCCGGCTATCTGGTTGAACAGGGCTTCGATGAGGTGTATAGCCTCGATGGCGGTTACAGCGCCTGGGCTCAGGCGAACCTCTGA
- the tdh gene encoding L-threonine 3-dehydrogenase has product MKALAKLKPEEGIWMVDAPKPEMGHNDLLIKIRKTAICGTDVHIYNWDEWSQKTIPVPMVVGHEYVGEVVDIGQEVRGFKIGDRVSGEGHITCGHCRNCRAGRTHLCRNTTGVGVNREGSFAEYLVIPAFNAFKIPDDISDDLAAIFDPFGNAVHTALSFDLVGEDVLITGAGPIGIMAAAVCRHVGARHVVITDVNEYRLELARKMGATRAVNVAKESLKDVMKDLGMTEGFDVGLEMSGVPAAFHAMLDTMNHGGKIAMLGIPGGEMAIDWSKVIFKGLIIKGIYGREMFETWYKMASLLQSGLDLSPIITHHFKVDDFQQGFDAMRSGQSGKVILSWD; this is encoded by the coding sequence ATGAAAGCACTCGCTAAACTCAAGCCCGAAGAAGGCATTTGGATGGTTGATGCGCCCAAGCCAGAAATGGGCCACAACGATCTGCTGATTAAAATTCGCAAAACCGCCATCTGCGGTACCGACGTGCATATCTACAACTGGGACGAGTGGTCACAAAAGACCATTCCCGTGCCCATGGTGGTTGGCCACGAGTACGTGGGCGAAGTCGTTGATATCGGTCAGGAAGTTCGCGGTTTCAAGATTGGCGATCGGGTATCCGGTGAAGGCCACATCACCTGCGGTCACTGCCGTAACTGCCGCGCCGGCCGTACTCACCTGTGCCGCAACACCACAGGCGTTGGGGTAAACCGTGAAGGCTCGTTCGCTGAGTATCTGGTGATCCCGGCCTTTAACGCCTTCAAGATCCCCGATGATATCAGCGACGATCTGGCGGCAATCTTCGACCCCTTCGGCAACGCTGTGCACACAGCGCTGTCGTTCGATCTGGTTGGCGAAGATGTGCTGATCACCGGCGCCGGTCCTATTGGCATCATGGCTGCCGCCGTGTGCCGTCACGTAGGTGCCCGTCATGTGGTAATCACCGACGTGAACGAATACCGCCTGGAACTGGCCCGCAAGATGGGCGCCACCCGCGCCGTTAACGTGGCCAAAGAAAGCCTGAAAGACGTGATGAAAGACCTCGGCATGACCGAAGGCTTCGACGTGGGCCTGGAAATGTCCGGCGTACCGGCTGCCTTCCACGCCATGCTGGATACCATGAACCACGGCGGCAAAATCGCCATGCTGGGTATTCCCGGCGGCGAGATGGCAATCGACTGGAGCAAGGTGATCTTCAAGGGCCTCATCATCAAGGGCATCTACGGCCGCGAAATGTTTGAGACCTGGTACAAGATGGCCAGCCTGCTGCAATCTGGCCTGGATCTGTCTCCTATCATCACCCACCACTTCAAGGTGGACGACTTCCAGCAGGGCTTCGATGCCATGCGCTCCGGCCAGTCCGGCAAGGTCATCCTCAGCTGGGATTAA
- a CDS encoding glycine C-acetyltransferase: MASTSFYEQIKQQLADVKAEGLYKSERVIVSPQQASIKVGGDEVINFCANNYLGLANHPELVKAAQAGLADHGFGMASVRFICGTQDIHKQLEAKLSEFLGTEDTILYSSCFDANAGLFETLLGPEDAIVSDALNHASIIDGVRLCKAMRFRYANNDMADLETQLKAARDAGARHILIATDGVFSMDGVIANLKGVCDLADQYGALVMVDDSHAVGFVGQNGRGTHEYCDVMDRVDIITGTLGKALGGASGGYTSGKKEVIDWLRQRSRPYLFSNSLAPAIVAASIRVLDMLKEGQALREAVWENSRYFREQMSAAGFKLAGANHAIVPVMLGDAKLAAEFSARLLKEDIYVIGFSFPVVPKGQARIRTQMSAAHTRAQLDKAIEAFTRIGKEMGII, translated from the coding sequence GTGGCATCAACCTCATTCTACGAGCAGATCAAACAGCAACTCGCCGACGTGAAGGCCGAAGGTCTTTATAAAAGCGAGCGGGTGATCGTCTCACCTCAACAGGCATCCATCAAAGTGGGCGGCGACGAAGTGATTAACTTCTGTGCCAACAACTATCTGGGCCTTGCCAACCACCCAGAACTGGTAAAAGCGGCTCAGGCCGGTTTGGCCGACCACGGCTTCGGTATGGCCTCAGTGCGCTTTATCTGCGGCACCCAGGACATCCACAAACAACTGGAAGCCAAGCTGTCCGAATTCCTCGGCACCGAAGACACCATCCTGTATTCCTCTTGCTTCGATGCCAACGCCGGTCTGTTTGAGACTCTGCTCGGCCCCGAAGATGCTATCGTCTCCGATGCCCTGAACCACGCTTCCATCATCGATGGCGTGCGCCTGTGTAAAGCCATGCGTTTCCGCTACGCCAACAACGATATGGCCGATCTGGAAACCCAGCTGAAGGCCGCCCGCGACGCCGGTGCCCGCCATATCCTTATCGCCACCGACGGCGTGTTCTCCATGGATGGCGTAATTGCCAACCTCAAGGGTGTGTGCGATCTCGCCGACCAATACGGCGCTCTGGTAATGGTTGACGACTCCCACGCGGTGGGCTTTGTTGGTCAAAACGGCCGTGGTACCCACGAATATTGCGACGTGATGGACAGAGTGGACATCATTACCGGCACCCTGGGCAAGGCCCTGGGCGGCGCTTCCGGTGGTTACACCTCAGGCAAAAAAGAAGTGATCGACTGGCTGCGTCAGCGCTCACGCCCTTACCTGTTCTCCAACTCCCTGGCTCCAGCCATCGTGGCCGCCTCTATCCGCGTACTGGATATGCTCAAAGAAGGCCAGGCCCTGCGTGAAGCCGTATGGGAAAACAGCCGCTACTTCCGCGAGCAGATGTCTGCCGCTGGCTTTAAGCTGGCCGGTGCCAACCACGCCATCGTTCCTGTGATGCTGGGCGATGCCAAACTGGCGGCCGAGTTTTCTGCCCGCCTGCTTAAAGAAGACATCTACGTGATTGGTTTCTCCTTCCCGGTGGTGCCAAAGGGCCAGGCCCGGATCCGCACCCAGATGTCCGCCGCCCACACCCGTGCGCAGCTGGACAAGGCCATTGAAGCCTTCACCCGTATCGGTAAGGAGATGGGCATCATCTGA
- a CDS encoding TetR/AcrR family transcriptional regulator, whose amino-acid sequence MKTRDKIIQASLELFNEHGERTITTNHIAAHLDISPGNLYYHFRNKEDIIRCIFDQYEQHLLSGFKPYDGQKVDLELLMGYFDAMFYTMWQFRFMYANLADILARDETLKSRYLKAQQAVLEQSIGVLKQLKQDGIFIIPDDRISDLADTIKMIIGFWISYKLTQSSIATINKGSLYEGLLRVLMIFKAYATPDSLPTFDRLEQHFQELAA is encoded by the coding sequence ATGAAGACCCGCGATAAAATTATCCAGGCCAGTCTGGAGCTCTTTAACGAGCATGGCGAGCGAACCATTACCACTAACCACATCGCCGCCCATCTGGATATCAGCCCCGGAAACCTTTACTACCACTTCCGCAATAAAGAAGACATTATTCGCTGCATCTTCGATCAGTACGAACAGCACCTGCTCTCAGGCTTCAAACCCTACGATGGCCAGAAGGTGGATTTGGAACTGCTGATGGGCTACTTCGACGCCATGTTTTACACCATGTGGCAGTTCCGCTTTATGTACGCCAACCTGGCCGACATCCTGGCGCGGGATGAAACCCTCAAGTCGCGCTACCTCAAGGCGCAACAGGCGGTACTCGAGCAATCCATCGGGGTACTGAAGCAGCTCAAGCAAGACGGCATCTTTATCATTCCGGACGATCGCATCAGCGACCTGGCCGATACCATCAAGATGATCATCGGCTTTTGGATCAGCTACAAACTGACTCAATCAAGCATTGCCACCATCAACAAGGGCTCGCTGTACGAAGGCCTGCTGCGGGTGCTGATGATTTTCAAGGCCTATGCCACCCCGGACTCCCTGCCTACCTTCGACCGGCTCGAACAGCACTTTCAGGAGCTGGCTGCCTGA